The following are encoded in a window of Pseudomonas graminis genomic DNA:
- a CDS encoding ABC transporter permease subunit, with protein MNDLANSSMTDKPRPERIDFNAPELQRKRRIRAFKDRLTRWYVLVGGLAVLAAITLIFFYLAYVVAPLFQGAKLTRSDAQAPAWLQDAGEPMVLVIEEQNQVAMRVSDKGEALFFHLKDGGEISRVALPIPAGAKITSVAQDQPGKPLIAVGLSNGSVIVFKHAYPISYPANKKTITPTITYPYGETPLVLDEGGRALEHVNLSASDTTLILAGATGTQLHVLSLTQSENLMTGDTDREQNRIDLPQLSAAVKAIYVDPRQQWLYVINGRALADVFDLRDRTLNGRYKLLEDANAETTASTQLVGGVSLVIGSSRGNIAQWFMARDVDGEMRLQHIRDFKMSGAPIAQITAEQRRKGFIAMDTSGKLGVFHSTAHRTLLIDPIASGPAVMGLSPRADRIIVEDSGKLLPLSLSNPHPEISWSALWDKVWYENYDEPKYVWQSTASSSDFEPKLSLAPLTYGTLKAAFYAMLLAAPIAVAAAIYTAYFMAPRMRRKVKPIIELMEAMPTVILGFFAGLFLAPYLEGHLPGIFSLLIFTPIGILLAGFGWTRLPDSIRLRVPDGWESAILIPVILLIGWVSLSMSPHLENWWFGGDMRSWITNDLGITYDQRNALVVGIAMGFAVIPNIYSIAEDAVFSVPRGLTLGSLALGATPWQTLVRVVILTASPGIFSALMIGMGRAVGETMIVLMATGNTPIMDMNLFEGMRTLAANVAVEMPESEVGGSHYRVLFLAALVLLMFTFVMNTLAELIRQRLRKQYSSL; from the coding sequence ATGAATGATTTGGCCAATTCATCAATGACCGACAAACCCCGTCCCGAGCGCATCGATTTCAATGCGCCCGAGCTGCAGCGCAAGCGCAGGATCCGTGCGTTCAAAGACCGCCTGACGCGTTGGTACGTGTTAGTGGGCGGTCTTGCCGTGTTGGCCGCCATTACCTTGATCTTCTTCTACCTGGCTTACGTCGTCGCGCCGTTGTTCCAGGGTGCGAAGCTGACGCGCAGCGATGCTCAAGCGCCTGCCTGGCTGCAAGATGCCGGCGAGCCGATGGTGCTGGTCATCGAAGAGCAGAATCAGGTCGCCATGCGCGTGTCCGACAAAGGCGAAGCGCTGTTTTTCCATCTCAAAGACGGCGGCGAAATTTCCCGCGTGGCCTTGCCGATCCCCGCAGGCGCGAAGATCACGTCGGTGGCGCAGGACCAGCCCGGCAAGCCCCTGATCGCGGTTGGCCTGTCCAACGGCAGCGTAATAGTGTTCAAGCACGCGTATCCGATCAGCTATCCCGCCAACAAAAAGACCATCACCCCCACGATTACCTATCCCTACGGCGAGACGCCGCTGGTGCTGGACGAAGGAGGGCGGGCCCTCGAGCACGTCAACCTGAGCGCCAGTGACACGACCCTGATTCTGGCCGGTGCAACCGGTACCCAACTGCACGTGCTGTCGCTGACCCAGTCCGAAAACCTGATGACGGGCGACACCGATCGCGAGCAGAACCGCATCGATCTGCCGCAGCTGTCAGCAGCGGTCAAAGCCATTTATGTCGACCCGCGTCAGCAGTGGCTGTACGTGATTAATGGTCGCGCGCTGGCCGACGTGTTCGACCTGCGCGATCGCACACTGAACGGCCGCTACAAACTCCTTGAAGATGCCAATGCCGAAACGACTGCCAGCACGCAATTGGTCGGTGGCGTCTCTCTGGTGATCGGCAGCTCAAGAGGCAACATCGCGCAGTGGTTCATGGCCCGAGACGTCGATGGCGAGATGCGCCTGCAGCACATTCGTGATTTCAAAATGAGTGGCGCGCCGATCGCCCAGATCACCGCCGAGCAGCGCCGCAAAGGCTTCATTGCCATGGACACCTCCGGCAAGCTCGGCGTGTTCCACAGCACCGCCCACCGCACGCTGCTGATCGACCCGATAGCCAGCGGCCCGGCCGTCATGGGACTGTCGCCGCGGGCGGATCGGATCATCGTTGAAGACAGCGGCAAGCTGCTGCCCTTGAGCCTGAGCAATCCGCACCCGGAGATCTCATGGAGCGCGTTGTGGGACAAGGTCTGGTACGAAAACTACGACGAACCCAAATACGTTTGGCAATCCACCGCGTCCAGCAGTGATTTCGAGCCCAAGCTCAGCCTCGCGCCACTCACTTACGGCACCCTGAAGGCCGCGTTCTACGCCATGCTCCTGGCCGCTCCAATTGCCGTCGCTGCGGCGATCTACACCGCTTACTTCATGGCGCCGCGCATGCGCCGCAAGGTCAAGCCGATCATCGAACTGATGGAAGCGATGCCGACGGTGATTCTCGGATTCTTCGCCGGGCTGTTCCTGGCGCCGTATCTGGAAGGGCACCTGCCGGGCATCTTCAGCCTGCTGATCTTCACCCCTATTGGCATCTTGCTGGCAGGGTTTGGCTGGACGCGCTTGCCCGACTCGATTCGCCTGCGGGTACCCGACGGTTGGGAAAGCGCGATTCTGATTCCGGTCATTCTGCTGATTGGCTGGGTCTCACTGAGCATGAGCCCGCACCTCGAGAACTGGTGGTTCGGCGGCGACATGCGCTCGTGGATCACCAACGACCTGGGCATCACCTATGACCAGCGCAACGCATTGGTGGTCGGGATCGCCATGGGTTTTGCGGTCATCCCCAACATTTATTCCATCGCCGAGGACGCGGTGTTCAGCGTGCCGCGGGGGCTGACGCTCGGCTCACTGGCCCTCGGCGCCACGCCGTGGCAGACGCTGGTTCGTGTGGTGATTCTGACGGCCAGCCCAGGAATTTTCTCGGCGCTGATGATCGGCATGGGCCGCGCCGTCGGCGAAACCATGATCGTGCTCATGGCCACCGGCAACACGCCGATCATGGACATGAACCTGTTCGAAGGCATGCGCACGCTCGCGGCCAACGTGGCGGTGGAGATGCCGGAGTCGGAAGTAGGCGGCAGTCATTATCGTGTGCTGTTCCTTGCTGCCCTGGTGCTGCTGATGTTCACATTTGTCATGAATACCTTGGCAGAGCTGATTCGTCAGCGCCTGCGCAAGCAGTATTCGTCTCTTTAG
- the pstA gene encoding phosphate ABC transporter permease PstA, with amino-acid sequence MKQTSLKRWFNSGGPGVWLSAGAVSIAVIMTIGLLAVIAVRGLGHFWPADVISAQYDVPGQESHVLVGELVQSEQVPRARLKAAGLPVPDQGPEFMTRDLFKVGNRDISPSDFNWVIGEWLKDMRKPAELMTLERREWGNFYGYLANVKEDGKIVAEGEAAWPQLQARIERVQGISDQLDDLEKGEIGAINHGIERLRLQARKLELNGELDAAAQADMATERAEYDARYKEVESRLGALHAEYNRDSLTARDANGKEIEISIGKVVHAYQPNAMGTMTKLGFYFQKLWEFLSDDPREANTEGGIFPAIFGTVMMTLIMAVIVTPFGVLAAVYLREYARQGVMTRLIRIAVNNLAGVPAIVYGVFGLGFFVYVLGGSLDQLFFPEALPAPTFGTAGLLWASLTLALLAVPVVIVATEEGLARIPLTLREGSLALGATKAETLWKIVLPMASPAMMTGLILAVARAAGEVAPLMLVGVVKMAPSLPVDGNYPYLHLDQKIMHLGFHIYDVGFQSPNVEAARPLVYATALLLVLVIALLNLSAVTIRNRLRDKYKAFED; translated from the coding sequence ATGAAGCAGACCTCCCTCAAGCGATGGTTCAACAGTGGCGGCCCCGGCGTCTGGTTAAGCGCGGGTGCGGTCTCTATCGCCGTGATCATGACCATCGGTTTGCTCGCGGTGATCGCCGTGCGCGGGCTAGGGCATTTCTGGCCGGCCGATGTGATTTCCGCCCAGTACGACGTTCCCGGGCAGGAAAGCCACGTGCTGGTGGGCGAGCTGGTTCAGTCTGAGCAAGTGCCGCGCGCCAGGCTCAAGGCCGCCGGGTTGCCGGTCCCTGATCAGGGGCCCGAATTCATGACCCGCGATCTGTTCAAGGTCGGCAACCGGGACATCAGCCCCAGCGATTTCAACTGGGTCATCGGCGAGTGGCTCAAGGATATGCGCAAGCCAGCGGAGTTGATGACGCTGGAGCGCCGCGAGTGGGGCAACTTCTACGGCTATCTGGCCAACGTCAAGGAAGACGGCAAAATCGTCGCCGAGGGTGAAGCCGCATGGCCGCAACTGCAGGCGCGTATCGAGCGGGTGCAGGGCATTTCCGATCAGCTGGACGACCTTGAGAAGGGCGAGATCGGCGCGATCAACCACGGCATCGAACGGCTGCGTCTGCAGGCACGCAAGCTTGAGCTCAATGGCGAACTTGATGCAGCGGCACAGGCCGACATGGCCACTGAGCGCGCCGAATACGACGCCCGCTACAAGGAAGTCGAATCGCGTTTGGGCGCGTTGCACGCCGAATACAATCGCGACAGCCTGACGGCCCGTGACGCCAACGGCAAAGAAATCGAGATCAGCATCGGCAAGGTGGTTCACGCATATCAACCCAACGCAATGGGCACGATGACCAAGTTGGGGTTTTACTTCCAGAAGCTCTGGGAGTTCCTCAGCGACGACCCGCGCGAGGCCAACACCGAGGGCGGGATTTTCCCGGCGATCTTCGGCACCGTGATGATGACGCTGATCATGGCCGTGATCGTGACGCCCTTTGGCGTGCTTGCCGCTGTGTATCTGCGTGAGTATGCGCGACAGGGCGTTATGACGCGCTTGATCCGCATCGCGGTGAACAACCTCGCGGGCGTCCCTGCCATTGTCTACGGCGTGTTCGGGCTGGGCTTTTTTGTCTACGTGCTGGGCGGTTCGCTGGATCAGCTGTTCTTCCCCGAAGCCCTGCCGGCGCCGACGTTCGGCACAGCGGGCTTGCTGTGGGCGTCACTGACCCTCGCGCTGCTCGCCGTGCCGGTGGTGATCGTTGCCACCGAAGAAGGCCTGGCGCGCATCCCGCTGACGTTGCGCGAGGGTTCGCTGGCCCTGGGCGCGACCAAGGCCGAAACGCTGTGGAAGATCGTTTTGCCGATGGCCAGCCCGGCCATGATGACCGGGCTGATTCTGGCCGTGGCCCGGGCGGCCGGTGAAGTGGCGCCGCTGATGCTGGTGGGTGTGGTCAAGATGGCGCCGTCGCTGCCGGTGGACGGCAATTACCCGTACCTGCACCTCGACCAGAAGATCATGCACCTGGGTTTTCATATCTACGACGTCGGTTTTCAAAGCCCCAACGTCGAGGCGGCGCGCCCGCTGGTGTACGCCACGGCGCTGCTGCTGGTGCTGGTGATTGCGCTGCTGAACCTGTCGGCGGTGACGATTCGCAACCGCCTGCGCGACAAGTACAAGGCTTTCGAAGACTGA